One window of Mediterraneibacter gnavus ATCC 29149 genomic DNA carries:
- a CDS encoding polysaccharide deacetylase family protein: MKKLIIIYYHDIVENGKGYSYQKVEKEHFENQMKYLKEHGYQTILFEDMEKFLPEKAVLVTFDDGFQSVYKNAVPIMQKYNIKGNIFLPTKYIEEQNPHFMTWKMLKGLCETGQFSVAAHTHDHVDIRTLDDASMKRQIRKSEELLETRLNVYVNSFCMPYGKYDKKSIKLLKKNGNYKFVFASFYGHAGEKNLRNKLLPRIGISNEDSLDIFEKKLQGKMNWKGPIQKLRLKIANLKGERIKQYDIE, from the coding sequence ATGAAGAAATTAATTATTATTTATTATCATGATATTGTAGAAAATGGCAAAGGATATAGTTATCAAAAGGTAGAAAAAGAGCATTTTGAAAATCAAATGAAATATTTAAAAGAACATGGATATCAAACAATATTGTTTGAAGATATGGAAAAATTTTTACCGGAAAAAGCTGTTCTAGTTACATTTGATGATGGATTTCAGTCGGTATATAAAAATGCAGTGCCAATTATGCAGAAATATAACATTAAAGGGAATATATTTCTTCCGACTAAATACATAGAAGAGCAGAATCCTCATTTTATGACTTGGAAAATGTTAAAAGGATTATGTGAGACAGGGCAGTTTTCTGTAGCGGCACATACGCATGATCATGTAGATATACGTACTTTAGATGATGCATCTATGAAAAGACAAATAAGAAAAAGTGAAGAATTATTAGAAACAAGATTAAATGTATATGTAAATAGCTTTTGCATGCCATATGGGAAATATGATAAAAAGAGCATAAAACTATTAAAGAAAAATGGGAACTATAAATTTGTCTTTGCATCTTTTTATGGACATGCTGGAGAAAAGAACTTAAGAAATAAATTACTGCCAAGAATAGGAATATCAAATGAAGATTCTTTGGATATTTTTGAAAAGAAGCTTCAAGGCAAAATGAATTGGAAGGGACCAATCCAAAAATTAAGACTTAAAATAGCAAATTTAAAAGGAGAAAGAATCAAACAATATGATATTGAATGA
- a CDS encoding polysaccharide biosynthesis protein — protein MSKNLNQTKSDSVQFRKKRIEHWQVVSMALAGYDAIAIILAFFLALWFRFDCRYSLIPKEYLGSYVKFIGIYVIFSLLVFWRMHLYNSIWRFASYNELIRMVFATGISFIFHCTGMSIFFGRMPISYYFFGILVQFGLTLAVRFAYRFVLLERDKRRTTEERAKAKKVLLIGGGKAGRIILRDIKTAKELKDIVCCIIDDNPNKWGRYIEGVQIVGGRDDIMSCVERYKIDKIVLAIPSATAQEKRDILNICKETGCELKNLPGVYQFLTGEIKVSALRDVAVEELLGRDPIKVNMEEIHEFINGKKVMVTGGGGSIGSGLCRQIASYNPKQLIVFDIYENNAYDIQQELKKKYPKLDLVVLVGSIRDSRRINAVFETYKPDVVYHAAAHKHVPLMEDSPCESIKNNAIGTYKTAYAAMMNGCQRFVLISTDKAVNPTNIMGASKRLCEMIIQSFDRMIKEGTPEKLPILYAHADDEDGSMIKQGIPKNLKTEFVAVRFGNVLGSNGSVIPLFKKQIEAGGPVTVTHPDIIRYFMTIPEAVSLVLQAGTYAHGGEIFVLDMGSPVKIDTLARNLIKLSGMKPDIDIKVEYTGLRQGEKLYEEKLMAEEGLKKTRNELIHIGCPIPFEVETFLKELQTLMDMAYTNAEDIREKVAEVVTTYHPAGEHGSEKKGEVYERLLGEESEAQQKLA, from the coding sequence GTGAGTAAAAATTTGAATCAAACGAAAAGTGATTCGGTTCAGTTTAGAAAGAAAAGAATCGAACACTGGCAGGTCGTATCCATGGCGCTGGCAGGTTATGATGCGATTGCGATTATTCTTGCATTTTTTCTGGCGCTGTGGTTCCGGTTTGACTGCAGATATTCTTTGATACCGAAAGAATATCTGGGCAGCTATGTCAAATTTATCGGAATCTATGTGATTTTTTCATTGCTTGTATTCTGGCGTATGCATCTGTACAACAGTATCTGGAGATTTGCAAGCTATAATGAGCTGATACGAATGGTGTTTGCAACAGGCATCAGTTTTATATTCCATTGCACAGGGATGAGCATTTTCTTTGGAAGAATGCCGATATCGTACTATTTCTTTGGAATCCTGGTTCAGTTCGGACTGACACTGGCAGTGCGGTTTGCATATCGGTTTGTCCTGCTGGAACGGGACAAGCGCAGAACGACAGAAGAGCGTGCCAAGGCAAAAAAGGTGCTTCTGATCGGAGGCGGAAAGGCCGGCAGGATCATTCTGCGTGATATCAAGACGGCAAAGGAACTGAAGGATATTGTCTGTTGTATCATTGACGACAATCCGAATAAATGGGGCAGATACATTGAAGGTGTTCAGATCGTTGGAGGACGGGATGACATTATGTCCTGTGTCGAGCGCTATAAGATTGACAAGATCGTTCTGGCGATTCCGAGTGCTACGGCACAGGAGAAGCGCGATATTTTAAATATTTGTAAAGAGACCGGATGTGAGCTGAAGAATCTTCCGGGAGTTTATCAGTTCCTTACCGGAGAGATAAAAGTAAGTGCTCTGCGGGATGTTGCTGTAGAGGAACTGCTTGGACGTGATCCGATCAAGGTCAATATGGAAGAAATCCACGAGTTTATCAATGGGAAGAAAGTGATGGTGACAGGAGGGGGCGGAAGTATCGGTTCCGGGCTCTGCCGTCAGATTGCATCATATAATCCGAAGCAGCTCATTGTTTTTGATATCTACGAGAACAATGCATATGATATTCAGCAGGAGCTGAAGAAAAAGTATCCAAAACTGGATCTGGTTGTCCTGGTCGGTTCTATCCGGGATTCCAGAAGGATCAATGCGGTGTTTGAAACATATAAACCGGATGTTGTGTACCATGCGGCAGCGCATAAGCATGTGCCGTTGATGGAGGACAGTCCGTGCGAATCCATCAAAAATAATGCGATCGGAACTTACAAGACTGCATACGCAGCCATGATGAACGGCTGTCAGAGATTCGTATTGATCAGTACAGATAAGGCGGTTAATCCGACAAATATCATGGGAGCAAGTAAGCGGCTGTGTGAGATGATCATTCAGTCTTTTGACCGCATGATCAAAGAAGGTACACCGGAAAAGCTGCCGATTCTGTATGCGCATGCAGATGATGAAGACGGGTCAATGATAAAACAGGGGATTCCGAAAAATCTTAAGACAGAATTTGTAGCTGTTCGTTTTGGAAATGTACTTGGAAGCAATGGCTCTGTAATCCCGCTGTTTAAAAAGCAGATCGAAGCAGGCGGCCCGGTTACGGTTACACATCCGGATATTATCCGTTACTTTATGACGATTCCGGAGGCTGTCAGTCTGGTGCTGCAGGCAGGAACGTATGCCCACGGCGGTGAGATTTTTGTGCTGGATATGGGAAGTCCGGTGAAGATCGATACACTGGCAAGAAACCTGATCAAGCTGTCCGGTATGAAGCCTGATATTGATATCAAAGTGGAATATACAGGTTTGAGACAGGGAGAGAAGCTTTATGAAGAGAAGTTGATGGCAGAGGAAGGGCTGAAGAAAACAAGAAATGAATTGATCCATATCGGATGTCCGATTCCTTTTGAAGTCGAAACGTTTTTGAAGGAGCTTCAAACGCTGATGGATATGGCATATACAAATGCAGAGGATATCCGTGAAAAAGTGGCGGAAGTTGTAACGACTTATCACCCGGCGGGAGAACATGGAAGTGAGAAAAAAGGTGAAGTGTATGAGAGACTGCTGGGGGAAGAAAGTGAAGCTCAGCAGAAGTTGGCGTAA
- a CDS encoding GNAT family N-acetyltransferase, whose protein sequence is MEIRVIDQEEKFCDLKENWGTIINNMKVKSPFQTWDWNYNWWYLVENRECELLILEAFEGKDVFGFAPLVIKNKSIEFIGDKHFDYGAFICAERKREIIQLFFKHVCDLAKKRSLDIVLKCLPEKGDQLGIIREIIEDIPHSLVRKQVDTANLNLEEYQNFEGYLKAISSSLRKKAIKPCLKADIEFQIEMYNDDLWNDIADIYDDRQSDRIGVSTLEWARPIVKTLNQAGLLNISTLKYEGNRVSFLIFFEFSGNDYIWLTAFKKIGKFQLGHYVRYCLIERAYKKNVVVVDMMRGAYDYKKQWDCNVSSNYEVIVFSSWWKKMKYTSYQKGRKFIRNLVYNNEFLYKFYKQHSK, encoded by the coding sequence ATGGAAATTAGAGTAATAGATCAAGAGGAAAAATTTTGTGATTTAAAAGAAAATTGGGGTACAATTATTAATAATATGAAAGTAAAGTCTCCATTTCAAACGTGGGATTGGAATTATAACTGGTGGTATTTAGTAGAGAATAGAGAATGTGAATTGTTAATTTTGGAGGCTTTTGAAGGAAAAGATGTGTTTGGATTTGCGCCATTAGTGATAAAAAACAAATCTATTGAATTTATAGGCGACAAACATTTTGACTATGGAGCTTTTATATGTGCGGAAAGAAAAAGAGAAATAATTCAATTGTTTTTTAAGCATGTTTGTGACTTGGCAAAGAAAAGAAGTTTAGATATAGTTTTAAAATGTTTGCCGGAAAAAGGTGATCAGTTAGGGATTATTAGAGAAATTATCGAAGATATTCCTCATTCCCTAGTGAGAAAACAGGTTGATACAGCTAATCTTAATTTAGAAGAATATCAAAATTTTGAAGGATACCTTAAAGCTATCAGCAGCAGTCTTCGGAAAAAAGCCATAAAGCCTTGTTTAAAAGCTGATATAGAATTTCAGATAGAAATGTATAATGATGATTTATGGAATGATATTGCTGATATTTATGATGATAGACAGAGTGATAGAATAGGAGTGTCTACATTGGAGTGGGCAAGGCCTATTGTAAAAACGTTAAATCAAGCAGGATTACTAAACATTAGTACATTAAAGTATGAGGGAAATAGGGTATCTTTTTTGATTTTCTTTGAGTTTAGTGGTAATGATTATATTTGGTTGACTGCATTTAAGAAAATTGGAAAATTCCAATTAGGTCACTATGTCAGATATTGTCTTATAGAACGAGCATATAAAAAAAATGTTGTTGTAGTTGATATGATGCGTGGTGCATATGATTACAAAAAACAATGGGATTGTAATGTTTCAAGTAATTATGAGGTGATTGTTTTTTCATCATGGTGGAAAAAAATGAAATATACAAGTTATCAAAAAGGAAGAAAATTTATAAGAAATTTAGTTTATAATAATGAGTTTTTATATAAATTTTATAAGCAGCATAGCAAATAA
- a CDS encoding glycosyltransferase produces MRKILILAGRYLPGYKDGGPLRTLINLTDALGDEYEFYIACFDRDQGETQPYTDIERDTWNKVGKAKVWYVQPGGFTKKLLLNLAEDKDIIYLTSFYAEYGYKTLLLKKEKKIQSPVVIASMGVFSKEALAQKSLKKNVFIAGCKMLHLFNQTTWSVTSELEAEDVKRVMGEKSKYIVAEDLPRTQVPGRTKKWEKTIKICFLSRICEHKGLDILIDALLQIQGYNIEFSIFGPIQEKEYWNTCEEKLKQIEISWTYKGDVPSEEVQSVLSTQDILVLPTKSENYGHVVFEALSVGCIPIISDRTPWSLVESWNAGYVVSRTQEAFSRALTEYLSMSIEDKNEMVDHAVELAKYKVEQSKMKTGYREIFELRGN; encoded by the coding sequence ATGAGAAAAATACTAATTTTGGCGGGAAGGTATTTACCAGGATATAAAGATGGAGGACCGCTAAGGACATTAATTAATTTAACTGACGCATTAGGTGATGAATATGAGTTTTATATCGCATGTTTTGACCGGGATCAAGGAGAGACGCAACCTTATACCGATATTGAACGAGATACTTGGAATAAAGTTGGAAAAGCAAAGGTATGGTATGTTCAACCAGGTGGTTTTACTAAAAAATTGCTTCTTAATCTGGCGGAAGATAAAGATATTATATATTTGACGAGTTTTTATGCAGAATATGGATATAAAACACTATTATTAAAAAAAGAGAAAAAAATCCAAAGCCCTGTAGTAATCGCATCTATGGGAGTTTTCTCAAAGGAAGCCTTAGCCCAAAAATCATTAAAAAAGAATGTGTTTATTGCGGGATGTAAGATGTTGCATTTATTCAATCAGACTACGTGGTCTGTAACATCAGAGTTAGAAGCAGAAGATGTAAAAAGAGTAATGGGAGAGAAAAGTAAATATATTGTAGCAGAGGATCTCCCAAGAACTCAGGTGCCTGGAAGAACAAAAAAATGGGAAAAGACAATAAAAATTTGTTTTCTTTCAAGAATTTGTGAACATAAGGGATTAGACATCCTTATAGATGCGCTCTTACAGATTCAAGGATACAATATAGAATTTTCGATTTTTGGACCGATTCAAGAGAAAGAATATTGGAATACTTGTGAGGAAAAATTAAAACAAATAGAAATATCATGGACATATAAAGGGGATGTGCCTTCAGAAGAAGTACAGAGTGTGCTGTCTACTCAGGATATTCTTGTCCTTCCAACCAAAAGTGAAAATTATGGACATGTAGTATTTGAAGCATTATCAGTAGGCTGCATCCCAATTATCAGTGATAGAACACCATGGAGTTTAGTGGAATCCTGGAACGCTGGATATGTTGTATCGAGAACCCAAGAAGCTTTTTCAAGAGCCTTGACAGAATATCTGAGTATGAGTATTGAGGATAAAAACGAAATGGTAGACCATGCTGTAGAGTTAGCGAAATATAAAGTGGAACAATCAAAAATGAAGACAGGGTATCGTGAAATTTTTGAGTTAAGAGGAAATTGA
- a CDS encoding glycosyltransferase family 2 protein, translating into MANITVIILTKNEEKNIKASIKSAKQIADRIIIVDSGSDDNTVDIAKKLGTETYYHEWCGHANQFNWALDHCNIQTEWVFRLDADERISHELAEEIEQQVKHSEGIDGYEMRWRVYFMGRWIRHGGTHKPYFLRMFRYGKGRVENKLMDEHILVDGKVEKLSGDLIHYDYKGLDAWLNKHIWYSQLELKMYETQREDTGGNVIQKKKRGFYYKLPMFLRARVYYWYRYYGQLGFLDGKEGKIYIYLQAYWYRFIVDAKLYEIEHTRESK; encoded by the coding sequence ATGGCGAACATCACTGTAATTATATTAACAAAAAATGAAGAAAAAAATATAAAAGCAAGCATAAAGTCAGCAAAGCAAATTGCGGATCGCATTATTATAGTAGATTCAGGAAGTGATGATAATACAGTTGATATCGCAAAAAAACTGGGGACAGAAACTTACTATCATGAATGGTGTGGACATGCAAATCAATTTAATTGGGCATTAGATCATTGTAATATTCAAACAGAATGGGTGTTTCGTTTAGATGCAGATGAAAGGATATCTCATGAACTTGCAGAGGAAATAGAACAACAAGTGAAACATTCCGAAGGAATAGATGGGTATGAAATGCGTTGGAGAGTTTATTTTATGGGAAGATGGATTCGACATGGTGGGACACATAAACCATATTTTCTGCGAATGTTTCGATATGGAAAAGGCCGTGTAGAGAATAAATTGATGGATGAGCATATTCTGGTTGATGGAAAGGTAGAAAAATTATCAGGAGATTTAATCCATTATGATTATAAGGGATTGGATGCATGGCTCAATAAACATATCTGGTATAGTCAATTGGAATTGAAGATGTATGAAACACAACGAGAGGATACTGGTGGAAATGTAATACAGAAAAAGAAACGAGGGTTTTATTATAAATTACCCATGTTTTTGAGAGCAAGAGTTTACTATTGGTATCGTTATTATGGACAATTGGGATTTTTGGATGGAAAAGAAGGGAAGATATACATTTATCTTCAAGCATATTGGTATCGATTTATAGTAGATGCGAAATTATATGAGATTGAACATACAAGGGAGTCAAAATGA
- a CDS encoding glycosyltransferase: MKVLYISGMYPTPDYPQKGIFCHEQVKALKQIGVDVDVVVPMTIYDKEYKKRTWNYEGVEIQYIRFFKFPGVKRYEQIGRSLYVSLLLSGINFRKYDIIHADAPLPAGDAALRLSNKYGIPFIVHGHGLDVFFDESYKDAPNCQRIVEVCKKVYKQAEAVIGVSQKVLDCIQKRIDIREKGKVVYNGVDIDKFYPTDKKSEEKYILATGNLIALKGHDDTIKAFAELKKAGIVDIRLKIAGRGPLEKELKELTKKLGIIESVDFLGYVSYEKVAELMRNAFLFCLPSWYEALGCVYLEAMASGVPTIGCYDNGIDEIIKDSVNGYLVHGRSHHEIYDKMMLLLEGNNYSIISENARRTIEDHYTWSDSARRLKHIYTHVMRNIHGN, translated from the coding sequence ATGAAAGTATTATATATTTCAGGAATGTATCCAACTCCGGATTATCCGCAGAAAGGTATTTTTTGTCATGAACAGGTGAAAGCATTGAAACAAATAGGAGTAGATGTGGATGTAGTAGTACCAATGACAATTTATGATAAGGAATATAAAAAAAGAACGTGGAATTATGAAGGTGTTGAAATCCAATATATTCGTTTTTTCAAATTTCCTGGTGTGAAAAGATATGAACAAATTGGAAGATCATTGTATGTATCATTATTGCTTTCAGGAATTAATTTTAGAAAATATGATATAATCCATGCTGATGCACCATTGCCAGCAGGTGATGCAGCGTTAAGGTTATCAAACAAATATGGTATTCCTTTTATAGTTCATGGACATGGTTTAGATGTTTTTTTTGATGAGAGTTATAAAGATGCGCCAAATTGTCAAAGAATTGTAGAAGTTTGCAAGAAAGTATATAAACAGGCGGAGGCAGTGATAGGTGTAAGCCAAAAGGTGTTGGATTGTATACAAAAACGTATTGATATTCGGGAAAAGGGGAAAGTAGTTTATAATGGTGTAGACATAGATAAATTCTATCCAACAGATAAAAAAAGCGAAGAGAAATACATTCTTGCTACAGGAAACTTAATAGCATTAAAAGGTCATGATGATACAATAAAAGCTTTTGCGGAATTAAAGAAAGCAGGAATCGTGGATATTCGATTAAAGATTGCAGGAAGAGGTCCACTAGAGAAAGAATTAAAAGAATTAACAAAAAAATTGGGCATTATAGAATCGGTTGATTTTTTGGGATATGTGTCCTATGAAAAAGTCGCGGAATTAATGAGAAACGCATTTTTATTTTGTTTGCCATCGTGGTATGAAGCCTTGGGATGTGTCTACTTGGAAGCAATGGCAAGCGGGGTGCCAACTATAGGTTGCTATGACAATGGAATAGATGAAATTATAAAAGATAGTGTTAATGGATATTTAGTTCATGGAAGGAGTCATCATGAGATTTATGATAAGATGATGTTATTGTTAGAAGGAAATAATTATTCTATTATATCGGAAAATGCTAGAAGAACTATTGAAGATCACTATACATGGTCAGATTCTGCAAGAAGGTTAAAACATATTTATACACATGTGATGAGGAATATTCATGGAAATTAG
- a CDS encoding glycosyltransferase family 4 protein, whose translation MSKKKHILVVSQYFYPEPFRINDICSEWVKRGYQVTVLTGIPNYPQGKYYEGYDLAHKRTEEWNGVKIVRIPLTARGNNSIGLACNYLSFVISGYIWKCLTEIKADYVFTFEVSPMTQALIGVWYAKKHKIPHYLYVQDLWPENVEIVTGIHSPLVLKPIGKMVDYIYEHCDHIFATSPSFVKEIQKRCRDKNKVSYWPQYAEEFYCPVEKKYTPEIPDDEMFKIIFTGNIGQAQGLEILPKAAQKLENVKFVIVGDGRNKENFLAEINRLDVQDKFIMIDRQPQEKIPEFLACCDAAFVSFMDNELFTKTIPAKLQSYMACGMPIIASASGETKRVVEEAECGLCSEIGDVDGLCQIIEKMKEKDLQEMAKKSRGYYLDNFEKKMLMDEMEEYLR comes from the coding sequence ATGTCTAAGAAAAAGCACATCTTAGTAGTAAGTCAGTATTTTTATCCAGAACCATTTCGAATCAATGATATTTGTTCAGAATGGGTAAAAAGAGGATATCAAGTAACGGTACTGACAGGAATTCCAAATTATCCACAAGGAAAATATTATGAAGGATATGATTTGGCGCATAAAAGAACGGAGGAATGGAATGGCGTAAAAATTGTACGAATTCCGTTGACTGCGAGAGGAAATAACTCGATTGGTCTTGCCTGCAATTATCTGTCATTTGTAATTTCAGGTTATATTTGGAAGTGCCTGACAGAAATCAAGGCAGATTATGTATTTACATTTGAAGTATCACCTATGACGCAAGCATTGATAGGTGTGTGGTATGCTAAAAAGCATAAAATTCCTCATTATCTTTATGTGCAGGATCTTTGGCCAGAAAATGTAGAGATTGTAACAGGAATTCATAGTCCGCTCGTGCTGAAGCCAATCGGAAAAATGGTGGATTATATATATGAGCATTGTGATCATATTTTTGCGACTTCTCCAAGTTTTGTAAAAGAGATACAAAAGCGCTGCAGGGATAAAAATAAAGTGAGTTATTGGCCACAATACGCAGAAGAATTCTACTGTCCGGTAGAAAAGAAATATACTCCTGAAATTCCAGATGATGAGATGTTCAAAATCATTTTTACTGGAAATATCGGGCAGGCACAAGGTTTGGAAATACTTCCAAAAGCAGCACAGAAATTAGAAAATGTGAAATTTGTAATTGTAGGTGATGGAAGAAACAAAGAAAACTTTTTGGCAGAAATAAATCGGTTAGATGTACAAGATAAGTTTATAATGATTGACAGACAGCCACAGGAAAAAATACCAGAGTTCTTAGCTTGCTGTGATGCAGCTTTTGTTTCTTTTATGGATAATGAATTATTCACGAAAACAATTCCAGCAAAATTACAATCTTATATGGCATGTGGAATGCCGATTATTGCATCTGCATCTGGAGAGACAAAGCGTGTTGTAGAAGAAGCAGAGTGTGGTCTTTGCAGTGAGATTGGAGATGTGGATGGATTGTGTCAGATTATTGAAAAAATGAAGGAAAAAGATTTACAAGAGATGGCAAAGAAATCCAGAGGATACTATTTGGACAATTTTGAAAAGAAAATGCTTATGGATGAGATGGAAGAGTATTTGAGATAA
- a CDS encoding sugar transferase: MSIDKKKIGNIIKIAVIGTGTAFIGLNIIAKKKKGDSVFEKEVEQKNPLEGKKVIFVEDENDEENADGVRGHLEAVGETKKSKGIYDRYVKRAIDIVLSFGGLVLLSPVYAAIAIAIKIDDPGPVLFTQKRVGQNKEFFKIHKFRSMKMSTPHDVPTHMLGDPDQYITRVGKFLRKHSLDELPQIWDIFIGNMSVIGPRPALWNQDVLIAEREKYNANDVKPGLTGWAQINGRDELEIPVKAKLDGEYVEKLGIWMDIKCFLGTIGSVLNSDGVVEGGTGEMSKAGMETDRSVSPEKMNEQIKIGAIVIGVASAIATGILVFLVKAIKFQKESKEIDKKKSILKRVVIFFGVSEIFATIFINVKRRVKMSDYFVKDNSEEQDIELDIIKQENCKKKILITGKGSYIGESVEQWLLKDRDQYEVDTLDMLNNSWRDKDFSEYDVIFHVAGIAHADVGAITEEQKELYYKVNTELTLEVAEKAKRSNVKQFIFMSSMIVYSGCKERIITSSTEPKPLNFYGDSKLQADKKLQEMVTDGFKVVVLRPPMIYGKGSKGNYPQLAKLASRLPVFPIVKNQRSMLHIDNLCQFVKLMIDNEETGVFFPQNGEYTNTSDMVQMIAEVKGHRIIMIPFVDLFVKVLEKVPGKIGELTTKAFGDSSYEMSMSEYKENYRVNSLRKSIVLTEGTHLEE; encoded by the coding sequence ATGTCAATCGATAAGAAAAAGATTGGAAACATTATTAAAATTGCAGTAATCGGAACAGGGACAGCTTTTATAGGATTAAATATTATTGCAAAAAAGAAAAAAGGAGATTCTGTTTTTGAAAAAGAAGTGGAACAGAAGAATCCTTTGGAGGGAAAGAAAGTCATTTTTGTGGAAGATGAAAATGATGAAGAAAATGCAGATGGAGTCAGAGGACACTTAGAAGCTGTCGGAGAGACTAAAAAAAGTAAGGGAATTTACGATAGATACGTTAAGAGAGCCATAGATATTGTGCTCTCTTTTGGTGGTTTAGTACTGTTGTCTCCTGTTTATGCAGCAATCGCAATTGCGATTAAAATTGATGATCCAGGACCGGTACTTTTTACACAGAAGAGAGTTGGTCAGAATAAGGAATTCTTCAAGATACATAAGTTTCGCAGTATGAAGATGAGTACTCCACATGACGTACCTACGCATATGTTGGGAGATCCGGATCAGTATATTACAAGAGTTGGAAAGTTTTTGAGAAAACACAGTTTGGATGAACTGCCACAGATTTGGGATATTTTTATTGGAAATATGTCTGTCATCGGTCCTCGTCCTGCTCTTTGGAATCAGGATGTGCTGATTGCAGAACGTGAGAAATACAATGCAAATGATGTAAAACCGGGACTGACAGGCTGGGCACAGATCAACGGAAGAGATGAACTGGAAATTCCGGTAAAGGCCAAGCTGGACGGAGAGTATGTGGAAAAACTTGGAATTTGGATGGATATAAAGTGTTTTCTTGGAACAATAGGGTCAGTATTGAACTCGGATGGAGTAGTAGAAGGCGGAACTGGAGAAATGAGTAAAGCTGGTATGGAAACAGATAGAAGTGTTTCTCCGGAGAAAATGAATGAACAGATAAAAATTGGAGCGATAGTGATAGGAGTTGCGAGCGCAATTGCAACAGGAATATTAGTTTTTCTTGTAAAGGCAATCAAATTTCAAAAGGAATCAAAAGAAATAGACAAGAAAAAGTCTATATTAAAACGTGTTGTAATTTTTTTTGGAGTTTCTGAAATTTTTGCAACTATATTTATAAATGTAAAACGCAGAGTAAAAATGTCAGACTATTTTGTGAAGGATAATTCGGAAGAGCAGGATATAGAATTAGATATAATCAAGCAAGAGAATTGTAAAAAAAAGATACTGATCACAGGAAAAGGAAGCTATATAGGTGAATCGGTGGAGCAGTGGTTATTAAAAGATCGTGATCAATACGAAGTAGATACATTAGATATGTTGAATAATTCATGGAGAGATAAGGATTTTTCTGAGTATGACGTGATTTTCCATGTGGCAGGTATTGCTCATGCAGATGTAGGTGCAATAACAGAAGAACAAAAAGAACTTTACTATAAAGTAAATACAGAACTTACTTTAGAAGTAGCGGAGAAAGCAAAAAGATCAAATGTGAAACAATTTATATTTATGTCTTCCATGATTGTGTATTCTGGATGTAAAGAACGCATTATTACATCTTCAACAGAACCAAAACCATTGAACTTTTATGGTGATAGCAAATTGCAGGCAGATAAAAAATTACAAGAAATGGTAACAGATGGTTTTAAGGTGGTAGTATTACGCCCACCAATGATTTATGGAAAAGGGTCAAAGGGGAATTATCCACAGTTAGCAAAATTAGCATCTAGGCTACCTGTATTTCCAATTGTAAAGAACCAAAGATCGATGTTACACATTGATAACTTATGTCAGTTTGTGAAATTGATGATTGACAATGAAGAGACAGGTGTTTTCTTCCCACAAAATGGAGAGTATACAAATACTTCTGATATGGTACAGATGATCGCAGAAGTAAAAGGACATAGAATCATTATGATTCCTTTTGTGGATTTGTTTGTAAAGGTATTGGAAAAAGTTCCAGGCAAAATTGGAGAATTAACAACAAAGGCATTTGGAGATTCTTCCTATGAGATGAGTATGAGTGAATATAAGGAAAACTATAGGGTGAACAGTCTGAGAAAATCAATTGTTTTAACAGAAGGTACCCATCTGGAGGAATAG